In Candidatus Sulfurimonas marisnigri, a single genomic region encodes these proteins:
- the gspG gene encoding type II secretion system major pseudopilin GspG — MQQKARKAFSLIELMIVIVILGLLAAMVMPNLTGKGEEAKRNLVCVQMKSIYNGALDMFKINNSVYPSTEEGLNALVSNPDADKYVNYSTSGYFKDSKMPKDSWGSEFIYVNDNGSVELISLGADRKEGGKEGAVDIKMSECK; from the coding sequence ATGCAACAAAAAGCAAGAAAAGCGTTTTCACTCATAGAGTTAATGATAGTTATAGTTATTTTAGGACTTTTAGCAGCGATGGTTATGCCTAATCTTACGGGTAAAGGGGAAGAGGCTAAAAGAAACTTAGTTTGTGTTCAGATGAAGAGCATTTATAATGGTGCTTTAGATATGTTTAAAATAAACAACAGTGTTTATCCATCAACGGAAGAGGGACTTAATGCTTTGGTGTCAAATCCGGATGCAGATAAGTATGTAAACTATTCAACAAGTGGCTATTTTAAAGATTCGAAAATGCCAAAAGACTCATGGGGAAGTGAATTTATCTATGTAAATGATAATGGAAGCGTAGAACTTATATCTTTGGGTGCAGATAGAAAAGAGGGCGGAAAAGAAGGGGCAGTTGATATAAAAATGAGTGAGTGTAAATAA